The following proteins are co-located in the Myroides profundi genome:
- a CDS encoding tetratricopeptide repeat protein codes for MKQFIMEYLNYVREFANDSVSITAHAEEFLNKNDYSNPHEWYKAHAICMLAEQIGKNNEVLEKLYDQLNEDSNCIHSSMSLSDEDYADWFTDVKALNDIFIDRGYKHAYAYQYELFINSRYGFRDEERAVGYLKKGVELGDDLCKCYVGYAMYYGTQGYEKDEEGAVTILKTAVDGERANIANLFLLNIEFRGCASGEEGKAVVEKFSELINVKKRGLYILADYYLREDDNVSAEAALKDGIANNSAYCKYLLGMMACNGRFEELGYTEEQGRELLADAYDYGITHAGYVLGYSYFYPRTEGLEAKQEAGIEMFKKSIAYYSSEATLELAIIYLYNEDFKDIAKGMEFLDRGVEYKYDRAMSEKGFVLLDFEEVERDVEGGKAMLEQAMAAGNDYAPYRLGLAYQNADFEEEADYEKALYLFELAAERNNLSGLELAGRYHRFGYAGEPNLEKAVSYYQRGIEYFNSNYCKVELAMLLERGEGIEQDVADAARLYEDALNEGYTYAAIRLGFIYEEGSVGEPDYAKARAHFELAAEQDMAEGVYHLARCYRYGTGGEENQEKSFELFSKALELGFVDANVDIALFYEEGINGGEPDYEKAFEYMIVGAEAGFNYAQYKVGVYYSYGYLAETNVELGKEWFEKSVESGSPLGMLSLGDYYLYGYGEEKEYDKAFEYYIAAEERNYISEGLGICYQFGLGVEVDEVKAFHYYKLAADRQYDSAIFRLGLCYFYGNGTERDLVEAFHYLKQVADRGNMDAASYVGLMLVKGDGAEKDPEYGVSYLIQAAEAGFDMAQYELANCYLKGEGVPQSDDSAMEWYQQAAENGNEDAQKIVGGPRKRRR; via the coding sequence ATGAAACAGTTTATTATGGAATATTTAAATTACGTTAGAGAATTTGCAAATGACAGTGTGTCTATTACAGCACATGCTGAAGAGTTTTTAAATAAGAATGATTACAGCAATCCACATGAGTGGTATAAAGCGCATGCGATCTGTATGCTGGCTGAACAAATAGGGAAGAATAATGAGGTGCTGGAGAAGCTGTATGATCAGCTGAATGAGGACTCTAACTGTATTCATAGTAGTATGAGCCTTAGTGATGAGGATTATGCAGACTGGTTTACAGATGTGAAGGCATTGAATGACATATTTATAGATAGAGGATATAAACATGCTTATGCGTATCAATATGAATTATTCATTAACTCTAGATACGGATTTAGAGATGAAGAAAGAGCTGTAGGCTATCTAAAGAAAGGTGTGGAATTAGGAGATGACTTGTGTAAATGTTATGTAGGATATGCTATGTATTATGGTACACAAGGGTATGAGAAAGATGAAGAGGGAGCAGTAACAATTCTAAAAACTGCTGTAGATGGAGAGAGAGCAAATATCGCTAATCTGTTTTTGTTAAACATTGAGTTTAGAGGTTGTGCTTCAGGAGAAGAAGGTAAAGCTGTGGTAGAGAAGTTCTCTGAACTAATCAATGTGAAGAAAAGAGGGCTTTATATCTTAGCTGATTACTATCTAAGAGAAGATGATAACGTTAGTGCTGAAGCTGCTTTAAAAGATGGTATTGCGAATAATAGTGCTTACTGTAAGTACTTGTTAGGAATGATGGCTTGTAATGGTCGTTTTGAAGAATTAGGCTATACAGAAGAGCAAGGTAGAGAGTTACTAGCAGATGCTTATGACTATGGTATCACACATGCAGGATATGTACTAGGGTATTCTTACTTCTACCCTAGAACTGAAGGACTAGAAGCTAAGCAAGAGGCAGGTATTGAAATGTTCAAGAAATCTATTGCTTACTATTCTAGTGAGGCTACACTAGAGCTAGCTATTATCTACTTGTATAATGAAGACTTTAAAGATATCGCTAAAGGAATGGAGTTCTTAGATAGAGGAGTTGAGTATAAATACGATAGAGCAATGTCTGAAAAAGGTTTTGTTTTATTAGACTTCGAAGAGGTAGAGCGCGATGTAGAAGGAGGAAAAGCAATGTTAGAGCAAGCTATGGCAGCAGGTAATGATTATGCTCCTTATCGATTAGGACTAGCGTATCAGAATGCTGATTTTGAAGAAGAGGCAGATTATGAAAAGGCGTTATATCTATTCGAGTTAGCAGCTGAGCGAAATAACTTATCAGGATTAGAATTAGCGGGTCGTTATCACCGTTTTGGGTATGCTGGAGAACCTAATCTAGAGAAAGCAGTTAGCTACTACCAAAGAGGGATAGAATACTTTAATTCTAATTACTGTAAGGTAGAGTTAGCAATGCTATTAGAGAGAGGAGAAGGTATAGAACAGGATGTCGCTGATGCAGCTCGCTTATATGAGGATGCGCTGAATGAAGGGTATACTTATGCGGCTATTCGTCTAGGGTTTATCTATGAAGAAGGTAGCGTAGGAGAACCTGATTATGCTAAAGCAAGAGCTCACTTCGAGTTAGCTGCAGAACAAGATATGGCTGAGGGTGTATATCATTTAGCTCGCTGTTATAGATATGGTACTGGAGGTGAAGAGAACCAAGAGAAATCATTTGAGTTATTTTCTAAAGCATTAGAGTTAGGTTTTGTAGACGCTAATGTTGATATCGCTTTGTTCTATGAAGAAGGTATTAACGGTGGAGAGCCTGATTATGAAAAGGCTTTTGAATATATGATAGTTGGTGCAGAGGCAGGGTTTAACTATGCACAGTATAAAGTAGGAGTTTATTACTCTTATGGATATCTAGCAGAAACAAATGTAGAACTAGGTAAAGAGTGGTTTGAAAAATCAGTAGAGAGTGGTTCTCCTCTAGGGATGTTGTCATTAGGAGATTATTATCTATATGGATATGGTGAAGAGAAGGAGTATGATAAAGCTTTTGAATACTATATCGCAGCAGAAGAGAGAAACTATATCTCTGAAGGACTTGGTATTTGTTACCAATTCGGATTAGGAGTAGAGGTAGATGAAGTTAAGGCATTCCACTATTATAAATTGGCTGCTGATAGACAGTATGATTCTGCTATATTCCGTCTAGGATTATGTTATTTCTATGGCAATGGTACTGAGAGAGATCTAGTAGAAGCATTCCATTACTTAAAGCAAGTGGCTGATAGAGGTAATATGGATGCTGCTAGTTATGTAGGGTTAATGTTAGTGAAAGGTGATGGTGCAGAGAAAGATCCTGAATATGGTGTGAGTTATTTGATTCAGGCTGCTGAAGCAGGTTTTGATATGGCACAGTACGAGTTGGCTAACTGTTATTTAAAAGGAGAGGGTGTTCCTCAGAGTGATGATTCTGCTATGGAATGGTATCAACAGGCTGCAGAGAATGGCAATGAAGATGCACAGAAGATAGTAGGAGGTCCTCGTAAAAGAAGAAGATAA
- a CDS encoding HSP90 family protein, which yields MENQKQFQFQVNMKGMIELLSEHIYSSPTVFVRELLQNGMDAVTVRKGIDESFKGKINITFEGDRLIFQDNGVGLTQDDVHQFLSVIGQSSKRGELADKDLIGKFGIGLLSCLVVSEAIVVESRSLYKDESVRWTGKADGTYEVEMIPLLDEVGTKVILDAKKAWRSLFKRDEVKQNVLFYGSALPIEVNLIEKGEVEQCLDGNPVWLDNESSKEQLLDYGKEVFKTKFLDVFRLYSEAGEIQGVAYIIPNKVNTTATKEHKIFLKKMYLCDQATNLLPEWTSFVRCIFNSNALQPTASRESLMNNAVLQESKKELSECFKDYLKTLSITNPEILEKIISIHHMFIKALAASDNEIMTMFEDYLPFETNQGMMAFGEIKETYKNIYYTPSLDDYRQIRRIAGSQNKLVINAAYSYETDLIEKLKRSHAELKLERIAPNDILEEFEDAIEDSQRIENFIDKANKILKRHFCRAEVKRFEPKDTTAIYIANEDALTSKNIQSLSQTSNPFASTLQHFKKKEEVMPTLCFNQQSELVEKVMLIDDDELFEALINVLYVQALMLGGYTINKREMDTFNDALYQFMILGMSNFLPKF from the coding sequence ATGGAAAATCAGAAACAATTTCAGTTTCAAGTGAATATGAAGGGAATGATAGAACTGTTGTCAGAGCATATATATAGCTCTCCAACAGTATTCGTCAGAGAACTTCTACAGAATGGTATGGATGCGGTGACAGTCCGAAAAGGCATCGATGAAAGCTTTAAAGGAAAGATCAATATCACCTTTGAAGGAGATCGTTTAATCTTTCAAGATAATGGAGTAGGACTTACACAAGATGATGTGCATCAGTTCTTATCTGTTATCGGACAAAGCTCTAAGCGTGGAGAACTAGCTGATAAAGACTTAATCGGTAAGTTTGGTATTGGGTTGTTGTCATGTTTAGTTGTGAGTGAGGCTATTGTCGTAGAATCTCGTTCGCTATATAAAGACGAGTCTGTAAGATGGACAGGTAAAGCTGACGGTACGTATGAAGTAGAAATGATCCCTCTATTAGATGAAGTAGGTACTAAGGTAATCTTAGATGCTAAGAAAGCTTGGCGTAGTCTGTTTAAGCGTGATGAGGTGAAACAGAATGTGCTGTTTTATGGTAGTGCATTACCTATAGAAGTGAACCTAATCGAAAAAGGTGAGGTAGAACAATGCTTAGATGGTAATCCTGTTTGGTTAGATAATGAAAGTTCAAAAGAACAGTTATTAGATTATGGTAAGGAAGTGTTTAAGACGAAGTTCTTAGACGTGTTTAGACTATATTCTGAAGCTGGTGAGATACAAGGAGTAGCTTATATTATCCCGAATAAGGTGAATACTACAGCTACTAAAGAACATAAAATATTTCTGAAAAAGATGTATCTATGTGATCAGGCTACTAATCTGTTGCCTGAGTGGACTTCTTTTGTGCGTTGTATTTTTAATTCGAATGCGTTACAACCTACGGCTTCTAGAGAGTCATTAATGAATAATGCGGTCTTACAAGAGTCTAAAAAGGAGTTGAGTGAGTGTTTTAAAGATTACTTAAAGACACTTTCTATTACTAATCCTGAGATTTTAGAGAAGATTATTAGTATTCACCATATGTTTATTAAGGCATTGGCGGCATCTGATAACGAGATTATGACCATGTTCGAAGACTACCTCCCTTTTGAGACAAATCAGGGAATGATGGCTTTCGGAGAGATTAAAGAAACCTATAAGAATATATACTATACTCCATCTCTAGATGATTATAGACAAATACGTCGTATTGCAGGCTCTCAGAATAAGTTAGTGATTAATGCAGCGTATAGCTATGAAACGGATCTAATAGAAAAGCTTAAACGCTCTCATGCAGAGTTAAAGCTAGAACGTATCGCACCTAATGATATTCTAGAGGAATTCGAAGATGCAATAGAAGATAGTCAACGTATAGAGAACTTTATAGATAAAGCAAATAAAATATTAAAGAGACATTTCTGTAGAGCAGAGGTAAAGAGATTTGAGCCAAAAGATACGACAGCGATTTACATTGCTAATGAGGATGCCCTGACTTCTAAAAATATTCAGAGTTTGTCTCAGACGTCTAATCCTTTTGCGAGTACTTTACAGCATTTTAAAAAGAAAGAGGAAGTAATGCCGACACTGTGTTTTAATCAACAAAGTGAGTTGGTAGAGAAAGTAATGCTTATCGATGATGATGAGTTGTTCGAGGCTTTAATTAATGTGCTTTATGTACAAGCTCTTATGCTAGGAGGGTACACTATTAATAAAAGAGAAATGGATACCTTCAACGATGCTCTATATCAGTTTATGATCTTAGGAATGTCTAATTTCTTACCTAAATTTTAA